The window tgttttaatataGCACCttagagtccagcctccagagctgccatttcttccagatgaactgatctctgtcgcctggaggtcagttgtaattccaggaaaactccaggccgCTTATGGATGTTGGTACCCCTAGGTGGCTGGCACACTCACACCCAAACTCCCTGTCTGCCCATTCAGTGAACATGTGGGCTGTCATCGGTACCAGCCCATGCAGGTTTTGCAAAGgacgtttctctctctctctctctctctctctctctctctctctcacacacacacacacacacacacacacacacacaacaccatcAGTAGCTCTCCACCTTTCCCTTCTCATTATCTAAACTGACAGAAGCAAGGTGTTGGTGCCACATAGAGGGGCTTCCAGGTTCTTTTTCCTAAGCTCCCACACCTTTAATTTTACAAATGAACtactgaaggattttttttactttttaaaaaagaaagaacttaTCCCATCTGTTGTTTTATAGTGCCCCTGGGTTTATTAAACTAAAGCAGATAAAAATAATTATTCCCCAGTATGACACAGGCTAATTTATCACATCTAGTTATACTAATTCCctcaaacacgcacacacacacacaaacacaaagcaGGGATATACAACGTCAGCCTAGCTAAGAGATCCTCCTCCAGTTCTGCTTTCAACGGGAGAGTTGTGAGCAGCACAAAGCTGCCGGGCAAGAGATGCTGGAGTGAAAAGCAAGTGATCCGGGCTTGATCAGGTAAGAGGACAACTCCGCGCTCGAGGTCAGTTTGAAAGAGGAGAGAGGCTTCTAGCACGGACATGCCTTCCCCACTGCAGACCATAAAAGGAAAGGGAGTCACAGCAAACTGACAGCTGAAATCAAgtggcatttcccccctcctctctgcaAAGCCTGAATATTACTAAGAGGATCTTTTGGGGTTTACGGGGCTCTGATTTACCCCATGCTGAGGAATTTAACTTGGAATAGGGAGAGGTAATCAGAAATCTCAGTCAAGGTAAGGCTGCACCTTTCCTTTTTCGCACAGGTATTCTTTTCATTCCCGGAGGTTGCTCTTGAACGTCCCACTGGCATGTACATTTTGGGGGCTGAGCATATTTGGGACGCGTGTGTTTTTAATACCGCCAATTGGCATGCTGGCACAAAAAGGGCTATGTGCCGTAAGGTTAACTATGTCTGCATTTCCATGTGGCTTAATCTGCTCTCGTTGCCCTTTTTTGACCCCTTTCTATTCTGCAGGGACTTAAAAAGCCGCTGATTCCCCAGGAGGGAATGAGAACTCAGCTGGAAGAAACTGATCCAGAAACactcttcattttctccaaatgagTCGGCAGGGAGGGAAATGCTGTAACCTAGTGGGACACAACTAAAAGCAAGCACCACTATTCACTCCTACTCCTGAGTACTGAGGCAAGAAAGGGCCAAGGAGTCACTATATAAGTAAATCTTATTCAAGGAGAACATCTGTTAGCAGCTCTTGGTTGGAATAAGATTAGCTCAGTTTTGAACCAACTTGGATAATAGTGTTTAACGCAGGAGAACTGCAACTCCAAAGAGATGCTATATTTATTAACACTGAAGGtcagttttatttttctgttctaATCTCGCTTTGCTCCAGCGTTTTGTTATTTGAGAGCTTTGGAATACGCCGAGTGGATATAAGACATTTAACAAGATCTATGAGTCACCTTCTGCTGTTGAGTTTTCTGAAAGCCACTGTCCCTTCTGGAATGTCTTTTCATCATGGATGAACTTCTAGATTCGTTCAACTGCAATGCAATTTGAAGAATGCTTAGCAACACGGAGTGAACAGGTATGGCAAATTCCACCGAGATGAGAGATGGGAATGCCACCGGCAATGGAACAAGCGATAGCTGCTTCCCGGACAACGCCACTGACTTCAACTTCACCTCCCCTGAGCAATCCCCAGACTTCTACGTTGTCCTTCCTGTGATCTACTCCGTGATCTGTGCTGTAGGTCTGACAGGCAACACCGCAGTCATCTACGTGATCCTCAAGGCCCCTAAGATGAAGACAGTCACCAACATGTTCATCCTTAACTTAGCTATCGCCGATGATTTGTTCACGCTGGTCTTGCCCATTAATATCGCTGAACATCTTCTACACTACTGGCCCTTCGGGGAGATCCTTTGCAAAATCATCCTGTCCATAGACCACTACAACATCTTTTCCAGCATCTATTTTCTCACTGTGATGAGCATAGACCGATTCCTCGTGGTCCTGTCTACCGTCCGGTCTAAGCGGATGCCTCACCGGACCTACCGGGCAGCTCGCATCATCAGCTGCTGCATCTGGATCCTGGTGACGCTCATCgtttcccccttcttcctcttcGCCAATGTCTATAAAGATGACTTGGACATCAAGAGCTGCGGTCTCAATTTCCCCAAGCCTGAGAGGTTTTGGTTCAAAGCCAGCAGGATCTATACTCTCATCCTGGGCTTTGCCATCCCGGTGTCCACCATCTGCATCCTTTACACCATGATGCTGTACAAACTGAGGAACATGCATTTGAACTCAAATGCAAAAGCCCTTGACAAAGCCAAAAAGAAAGTCACGGTTATGGTTTTCATCGTCCTGGCAGTGTGTCTTTTCTGCTGGACCCCATTCCACCTCGCCACCATTGTGGCTTTGACCACGGACTTGCCACAAACGTCTCTCGTCATTGGCATCTCCTATTTCATCACCAGCCTGAGCTATGCCAACTCCTGTTTGAACCCATTCTTGTATGCCTTCCTAGATGACAGTTTTCAGAAAAGTTTCAGGAAGATGCTGGAATGCCAAGCTGCTTAAAAATGTgatgcaacccccccccaccccatcccagatACTCGCTAGGACACTTTCTTTGCTTTCAGTGGCAACTCTCACAAGCATTTCAATTTATGTGTCTGAAGAATGTCTcgagttca of the Eublepharis macularius isolate TG4126 chromosome 5, MPM_Emac_v1.0, whole genome shotgun sequence genome contains:
- the NPBWR2 gene encoding neuropeptides B/W receptor type 2, whose translation is MANSTEMRDGNATGNGTSDSCFPDNATDFNFTSPEQSPDFYVVLPVIYSVICAVGLTGNTAVIYVILKAPKMKTVTNMFILNLAIADDLFTLVLPINIAEHLLHYWPFGEILCKIILSIDHYNIFSSIYFLTVMSIDRFLVVLSTVRSKRMPHRTYRAARIISCCIWILVTLIVSPFFLFANVYKDDLDIKSCGLNFPKPERFWFKASRIYTLILGFAIPVSTICILYTMMLYKLRNMHLNSNAKALDKAKKKVTVMVFIVLAVCLFCWTPFHLATIVALTTDLPQTSLVIGISYFITSLSYANSCLNPFLYAFLDDSFQKSFRKMLECQAA